A genomic window from Rhizobium sp. EC-SD404 includes:
- a CDS encoding pyridoxal phosphate-dependent aminotransferase, with the protein MAFLADALSRVKPSATIAVSQKARELKAQGRDVIGLGAGEPDFDTPDNIKNAAIAAINRGETKYTPVSGIPELRKAIADKFKRENGLDYDPSQTIVGTGGKQILFNAFMATMNAGDEVVIPAPYWVSYPEMVAICGGTPVFVETTIDNSFKLTPEALDKAITPKTKWLIFNSPSNPSGAAYSEAELKALTDVLLKHEHVWVLTDDMYEHLVYGDFTFTTPVQVEPKLYDRTLTMNGVSKAYAMTGWRIGYAAGPLQLIKAMDMIQGQQTSGACSIAQWAAVEALNGTQDFIPENKKIFERRRDLVVSMLNQAKGIDCPTPEGAFYVYPSCAGLMGKTAPSGKVMETDEDFVSELLEAEGVAVVHGSAFGLGPNFRISYATSEELLEEACSRIQRFCAACR; encoded by the coding sequence ATGGCTTTTCTCGCCGACGCGCTCTCGCGCGTCAAACCATCGGCAACGATCGCTGTCAGCCAGAAGGCCCGCGAATTGAAGGCCCAAGGCCGCGACGTGATCGGGCTTGGAGCAGGCGAGCCGGATTTCGATACGCCGGACAACATCAAGAACGCCGCAATCGCTGCGATCAATCGCGGCGAGACGAAGTATACGCCTGTTTCCGGCATTCCGGAACTGCGCAAGGCGATCGCCGACAAGTTCAAGCGCGAGAACGGCCTCGACTACGATCCGTCACAGACGATCGTCGGAACGGGCGGTAAGCAGATTCTTTTCAATGCCTTCATGGCAACGATGAATGCCGGAGATGAAGTCGTTATTCCGGCACCCTATTGGGTCAGCTACCCGGAGATGGTCGCCATCTGCGGCGGCACGCCGGTCTTCGTTGAAACGACGATCGACAACAGCTTCAAGCTCACGCCCGAAGCACTCGACAAGGCGATCACACCGAAGACCAAGTGGCTGATCTTCAACTCGCCTTCGAACCCTTCCGGCGCAGCCTACAGCGAGGCCGAATTGAAGGCCCTGACGGACGTGCTTTTGAAGCACGAGCATGTGTGGGTGCTGACCGACGACATGTACGAGCATCTCGTCTATGGCGACTTCACCTTCACGACGCCGGTCCAGGTGGAGCCGAAGCTCTACGACCGCACGCTGACGATGAACGGCGTCTCGAAGGCCTACGCGATGACGGGCTGGCGCATCGGCTATGCGGCAGGGCCACTGCAACTGATCAAGGCCATGGATATGATCCAGGGTCAGCAGACGTCGGGCGCCTGCTCGATCGCGCAGTGGGCCGCCGTTGAAGCGCTGAATGGGACGCAGGATTTCATTCCTGAAAACAAGAAGATCTTCGAACGCCGTCGCGACCTCGTCGTCTCCATGCTGAACCAGGCGAAGGGCATCGATTGCCCGACGCCCGAAGGCGCATTCTACGTCTATCCGTCCTGTGCAGGACTGATGGGCAAGACGGCGCCGAGCGGCAAGGTCATGGAAACGGACGAGGACTTCGTCAGCGAGCTCCTGGAAGCCGAAGGCGTGGCCGTCGTTCACGGCTCGGCATTCGGTCTTGGACCGAACTTCCGCATCTCATACGCCACCTCGGAAGAGCTTCTGGAAGAGGCTTGCAGCCGCATCCAGCGCTTCTGCGCAGCCTGCCGCTGA
- a CDS encoding BA14K family protein: MKKLSQMLVLGVAAAATLFTTLAPAEAGHRHWHNNRDRGDAVALGVLGLAAGAIIGGAIVDSNNNRRVYIDPAPTYYPPQPTYYPPAPSYQPAFRPAPVYHPAPAYRPAPVYRPVVSQGYQPWSPAWYDYCSSRYRSFDPSSGTFVGYDGQERFCVAN; this comes from the coding sequence ATGAAGAAATTGTCGCAGATGCTTGTTCTCGGTGTCGCCGCAGCGGCGACCCTCTTCACCACGCTGGCTCCTGCCGAAGCCGGCCATCGCCATTGGCACAATAACCGTGATCGCGGCGACGCAGTCGCCCTTGGCGTGCTGGGTCTCGCCGCAGGCGCCATCATCGGCGGCGCGATCGTTGACAGCAACAACAATCGCCGCGTCTACATCGACCCGGCGCCGACCTACTATCCGCCGCAGCCAACCTATTACCCGCCGGCACCCAGCTATCAGCCTGCCTTCCGGCCTGCGCCCGTCTACCATCCGGCACCAGCCTATCGCCCGGCACCGGTCTACCGGCCGGTCGTCAGCCAGGGTTATCAGCCCTGGAGCCCGGCCTGGTACGATTACTGCTCGAGCCGCTACCGGTCCTTCGACCCGTCTTCGGGCACCTTCGTCGGTTATGACGGTCAGGAACGCTTCTGCGTCGCCAACTGA
- a CDS encoding DMT family transporter, translating to MSRLFANSMLLTAGAIWGMGFVAQSTAMDAIGPLLFVALRSAIAMLVTLPFAIAEGRRAASGAVIVFSPGFILAGLALFGGIVFQQIGLVTTTVTNSGFLTGLYVVFVPILMTVILRRPPHPVVWPGAILAFAGLVLLSDGALASLRPGDLLTILAAVFWAMQVILVGRQASMTGRPIALAFVQFSVCTLLGLAAALTFEPIEWTAIQAALPEILYAGAIASGLAFTLQAIGQRYAAPATAAILLSTEVLFAALFGAVLLGETIGGLGYLGGLLIFLAILLIEVLPARQARKSAVSD from the coding sequence ATGTCCCGTCTGTTCGCCAACTCGATGCTGCTGACCGCCGGCGCCATATGGGGTATGGGGTTCGTGGCACAATCGACCGCGATGGACGCGATTGGCCCGCTGCTGTTCGTTGCCTTGCGCTCCGCCATCGCCATGCTTGTCACGCTTCCCTTTGCGATCGCCGAAGGTCGAAGGGCGGCAAGTGGCGCCGTCATCGTCTTCAGCCCCGGCTTCATTCTCGCTGGCCTCGCGCTTTTCGGTGGCATCGTCTTTCAGCAGATCGGCCTGGTGACCACGACCGTGACAAATTCCGGATTTCTGACCGGTCTCTACGTCGTCTTCGTTCCCATCCTTATGACGGTCATCCTGCGGCGGCCGCCGCATCCAGTCGTTTGGCCGGGTGCGATTCTTGCCTTTGCCGGCCTCGTGCTCCTCTCCGATGGCGCGCTCGCCTCGCTCCGACCGGGCGACCTCCTCACAATTCTCGCCGCAGTGTTCTGGGCCATGCAGGTGATCCTGGTCGGACGTCAGGCATCGATGACCGGCCGCCCGATCGCATTGGCTTTCGTGCAGTTCAGCGTCTGCACCCTGCTTGGCCTTGCAGCCGCCCTCACCTTCGAACCGATCGAATGGACCGCCATCCAGGCGGCATTGCCGGAAATTCTTTACGCGGGCGCCATCGCGAGCGGCCTCGCCTTTACCCTGCAGGCCATCGGCCAGCGCTATGCAGCACCCGCCACCGCCGCTATTCTGCTCTCAACCGAAGTGCTCTTTGCCGCCCTTTTCGGTGCCGTGCTGCTCGGCGAAACCATCGGTGGCCTCGGCTATCTCGGCGGCCTGCTCATCTTCTTGGCCATCCTGCTCATCGAGGTCCTGCCTGCGCGGCAAGCCAGAAAATCGGCCGTCTCCGATTGA
- a CDS encoding branched-chain amino acid aminotransferase, which translates to MASVPFDQLDGHIWFNGEFVPWKDAKIHVLTHGLHYASSVFEGERAYGGRIFKLTEHTERLIKSGEILGFEIPYSVAEIDDACIKLLEMQGFQDAYVRPIAWRGSEMMGVSAQANRINVAIAIWQWPSYFKPEEKLKGIRLDMAEYRRPDPRTAPSKSKAAGLYMICTLSKHAAEKKGYADALMLDWRGQVAEATGANVFFVKDGVIHTPTPDCFLDGITRRTVIDLAKRRGYEVVERAIMPEELEGFEQCFLTGTAAEVTPVSEIGPYSFTVGEIATNLVNDYAAEVQPKRLAAE; encoded by the coding sequence ATGGCTTCCGTTCCTTTCGATCAACTCGATGGCCACATCTGGTTCAATGGCGAATTCGTGCCCTGGAAGGATGCGAAGATTCACGTGTTGACGCATGGTCTTCACTACGCGTCGTCGGTGTTCGAAGGCGAGCGGGCCTATGGCGGTCGCATCTTCAAGCTGACCGAACACACCGAGCGCCTCATCAAGTCGGGCGAAATCCTCGGGTTCGAAATCCCGTACAGCGTTGCCGAAATCGATGACGCGTGCATCAAGCTTCTGGAAATGCAGGGCTTCCAGGATGCCTATGTTCGCCCGATCGCCTGGCGCGGGTCGGAAATGATGGGCGTCTCGGCTCAGGCCAACCGCATCAATGTCGCGATCGCCATCTGGCAGTGGCCGAGCTACTTCAAGCCGGAAGAGAAACTGAAAGGCATCCGTCTGGACATGGCGGAATATCGCCGTCCGGATCCGCGCACCGCTCCCTCCAAGTCGAAGGCTGCCGGCCTCTACATGATCTGCACCCTCTCGAAACACGCAGCCGAGAAAAAGGGCTATGCCGATGCGCTGATGCTCGACTGGCGCGGCCAGGTTGCCGAGGCGACGGGCGCCAACGTGTTCTTCGTCAAGGATGGCGTCATCCACACGCCGACGCCCGATTGCTTCCTCGACGGGATCACGCGCCGCACGGTCATCGATCTCGCCAAGCGTCGCGGCTATGAAGTCGTGGAACGGGCGATTATGCCGGAAGAACTGGAAGGCTTCGAGCAGTGCTTCCTGACCGGCACGGCGGCGGAAGTGACGCCCGTATCGGAAATCGGTCCCTACAGCTTCACCGTCGGCGAAATCGCGACCAATCTCGTCAACGACTACGCCGCCGAAGTGCAGCCGAAGCGTCTCGCCGCCGAATAG
- a CDS encoding EAL domain-containing protein, whose translation MQNHALSQNIIRQQDGWYAAVYGPFALKSAFQPIFRQIGHGKLRLEAFEGLIRPTKSGQSVSPYAFFSSVPPEDGGLVDALCRQLHLLNMGQLDRPSATLFLNFDPRLFNDARTTATEVARLLDLTSQIGLPPRQIVCEITEKKAANRAALVAVVEDFRQCGFRIAVDDYGAEDSDIARIELLKPNIVKFDGDWVLRYMEHSPGVDLLRDSVQRFRANGIATLFEGLEHPWQVDLAIELKVDLLQGYALAKPDTLLGKFNDLFPEQSALAQTAITPITPITLNDPIAAPVMPEQPSTVAAAPVPHRPALARKTFGKRGL comes from the coding sequence ATGCAGAACCATGCGCTCTCGCAGAACATCATTCGGCAGCAGGACGGCTGGTACGCTGCCGTCTACGGTCCCTTTGCGCTCAAATCGGCGTTTCAGCCGATCTTTCGCCAGATCGGGCATGGCAAGCTGCGCCTCGAAGCCTTCGAAGGCCTGATCCGGCCGACGAAGAGCGGCCAAAGCGTGTCGCCCTATGCCTTCTTTTCCAGCGTACCACCGGAAGACGGTGGTCTGGTCGATGCGCTCTGTCGTCAGTTGCACCTTCTCAACATGGGCCAGCTTGATCGGCCATCCGCCACGCTTTTCCTCAATTTCGATCCCAGGCTCTTCAACGACGCCCGCACGACCGCAACGGAAGTTGCGCGCCTGCTGGATCTGACTTCGCAGATCGGCCTGCCGCCGCGGCAGATCGTTTGCGAGATCACCGAAAAGAAGGCCGCCAACCGCGCAGCGCTCGTGGCGGTGGTCGAAGATTTCCGTCAATGCGGCTTCCGTATCGCGGTCGACGATTATGGCGCGGAGGATTCCGACATCGCGCGCATCGAACTGCTCAAGCCCAATATCGTGAAATTCGACGGCGATTGGGTGTTGCGCTACATGGAGCACTCGCCCGGTGTAGATTTACTGCGTGACTCTGTGCAGCGCTTCCGGGCAAACGGCATCGCGACGTTGTTCGAGGGACTGGAACATCCATGGCAGGTAGATCTGGCGATCGAACTGAAAGTCGACCTGCTGCAAGGCTACGCGCTCGCCAAGCCGGACACGCTCCTGGGCAAATTCAACGATCTTTTTCCGGAGCAATCGGCTTTGGCGCAAACTGCAATTACGCCTATTACGCCTATTACGCTGAACGACCCCATCGCCGCGCCAGTAATGCCCGAACAACCTTCGACGGTGGCTGCCGCGCCGGTCCCGCATCGGCCGGCGCTGGCTCGAAAGACCTTTGGCAAGCGCGGCCTTTGA
- a CDS encoding LysR family transcriptional regulator: MVAPLDWDKLRIFHAAAEAGSFTHAAEALHLSQSAISRQVSALEHEVGTKLFHRHARGLILTEQGEMLYHTAHDVLLKLETVRARLTETSNKPSGKLRVTTTVGLGQGWLTEKVQEFLELYPEMQLQLILDNEELDVNMRHADCAIRLRQPQQPDLIQRKLFTVHLHVYASPGYLNRFGEPKSPHDLDGHRIITFGEPAPGYLLGLNSLEVAGRTADNPRVPHLQINNLTSVKRAVQMGIGIAMLPDYMVGRDSGLVQLETTADAPSFDTYFCYPEEIKNAAKLKAFRDFLISKARNWNY; the protein is encoded by the coding sequence ATGGTAGCTCCATTGGACTGGGACAAGCTGCGGATTTTTCACGCAGCCGCCGAGGCGGGTTCGTTTACCCACGCGGCGGAGGCCCTGCATCTGTCGCAGTCCGCGATCAGCCGCCAGGTCAGCGCGCTTGAGCATGAAGTCGGCACCAAGCTGTTCCACCGTCACGCCCGCGGCCTGATCCTTACCGAACAGGGCGAAATGCTCTATCACACGGCGCATGACGTGCTGCTCAAGCTGGAAACGGTGCGCGCCCGGCTGACGGAGACCAGCAACAAGCCCAGCGGCAAGCTGCGCGTGACGACGACGGTGGGCCTCGGCCAGGGATGGCTAACCGAGAAGGTCCAGGAGTTCCTGGAGCTCTATCCGGAAATGCAGCTCCAGCTGATCCTCGACAATGAGGAGCTGGATGTGAACATGCGCCACGCCGATTGCGCGATCCGCCTGCGTCAGCCGCAACAGCCGGACCTCATCCAGCGCAAGCTCTTCACGGTGCATCTGCACGTCTATGCGTCGCCCGGCTACCTGAACCGCTTCGGCGAACCGAAGTCGCCGCACGATCTCGACGGCCACCGCATCATCACCTTCGGCGAACCGGCACCCGGCTATCTTCTCGGCCTGAACTCGCTTGAAGTCGCCGGTCGGACCGCCGACAATCCACGTGTCCCGCATCTGCAGATCAACAATCTCACGTCTGTGAAGCGCGCGGTTCAGATGGGCATCGGCATCGCCATGTTGCCCGACTACATGGTCGGCCGCGATTCCGGTCTCGTGCAGCTGGAAACGACGGCGGACGCCCCGTCTTTCGACACCTATTTCTGCTATCCGGAAGAAATAAAGAACGCCGCAAAGCTGAAGGCATTTCGCGATTTTCTGATCTCAAAAGCCCGGAATTGGAACTATTAG
- a CDS encoding MarR family transcriptional regulator, whose translation MAPGATKPQEAEAGRSQASELASIDTELIELLFFAYRDFTSDPDQILQRIEFGRAHHRVLHFVDRQPGLTVADLLDTLRITKQSLARVLKQLVDSGHIHQVMGAEDRRQRKLYTTEKGRKLALDLAKPQSRRIAKALRDLPAGSRDTIVGFLRGMLDGGK comes from the coding sequence ATGGCACCAGGCGCAACAAAACCGCAGGAAGCCGAGGCAGGCAGAAGCCAGGCTTCGGAACTCGCATCCATCGACACGGAACTCATCGAGCTTCTGTTTTTCGCCTATCGCGACTTCACCTCGGACCCTGACCAGATCCTCCAGCGCATCGAGTTTGGACGGGCGCACCACCGCGTGCTCCACTTCGTCGATCGCCAACCCGGCCTGACTGTTGCCGATCTGCTCGACACCTTGCGCATCACCAAACAGAGCCTCGCCCGCGTGCTGAAACAGTTGGTTGATTCAGGCCATATCCATCAGGTCATGGGTGCTGAAGACAGGCGGCAGCGGAAGTTGTATACGACCGAAAAAGGGCGCAAACTCGCCCTCGATCTGGCGAAGCCACAGTCTCGCCGTATCGCGAAGGCATTGCGCGATTTGCCTGCCGGGAGCCGCGATACCATCGTGGGTTTTCTGCGCGGCATGCTGGATGGGGGCAAGTAG
- a CDS encoding YrzE family protein: MIDRHGVVTPVASWGSIFGGAVTVIAVSILLSLLGAGLGFGAVDPQSNDPMGGIGVGFGIWSVLSLFISLAAGGFVAGYLSLQAGWVHGLLSWATALIAAVVLSAFAISGAAQLAGSAIGSVASLTGSAVSATAGVGGDAISAVVSNFDEDQFTDVDVEGAADDIRALLQDTDIEALQPEAIGEELEGARSDVADAFEALRSNPTEYAAVLENLGNDLQTRVEGFGEEIDRDAVVASLTENTDMTQQEAEQATDQAIARYEEFTTSVREQVDAAVQSVQDLGTEIEQLEARAREQAAQAADAISSASLWAFLACLIGAAISAVAGYAGSRTRELAEL; the protein is encoded by the coding sequence ATGATTGATCGACACGGCGTTGTAACCCCCGTCGCTTCGTGGGGCAGCATTTTTGGCGGCGCAGTGACTGTCATTGCTGTCTCCATTCTCCTTTCACTCCTTGGTGCCGGCCTCGGTTTCGGTGCCGTCGATCCACAGTCGAACGACCCGATGGGCGGTATCGGTGTCGGCTTCGGCATCTGGTCCGTGCTGTCGCTCTTCATTAGCCTTGCCGCAGGCGGTTTCGTCGCCGGCTATCTCTCGCTGCAGGCGGGTTGGGTTCACGGGCTTCTCTCATGGGCGACGGCCCTGATTGCTGCTGTCGTTCTGTCGGCATTCGCCATCAGCGGTGCGGCGCAGCTCGCAGGATCGGCGATCGGTTCGGTCGCATCGCTGACGGGCTCGGCCGTTTCAGCCACGGCAGGCGTCGGCGGCGACGCAATTTCCGCCGTCGTCTCCAATTTCGACGAAGACCAGTTCACCGATGTGGACGTGGAAGGTGCCGCAGACGACATTCGCGCGCTGCTTCAGGATACCGACATCGAGGCGCTCCAGCCGGAAGCGATCGGCGAAGAGCTCGAAGGCGCCCGGAGTGATGTTGCCGACGCTTTCGAAGCGCTCCGCAGCAACCCGACCGAGTATGCGGCGGTGCTCGAAAACCTCGGCAATGACCTGCAAACGCGTGTGGAAGGGTTCGGCGAAGAGATCGATCGCGATGCTGTCGTCGCTTCGCTTACCGAAAATACCGATATGACCCAGCAGGAAGCGGAGCAGGCGACAGACCAGGCGATTGCCCGTTACGAAGAGTTCACGACTTCTGTGCGCGAACAGGTCGATGCAGCAGTCCAGTCGGTCCAGGATCTCGGCACAGAAATAGAGCAGTTGGAAGCGCGGGCGCGGGAGCAGGCGGCTCAGGCAGCCGATGCGATTTCCAGCGCGTCGCTCTGGGCGTTCCTCGCTTGCCTGATCGGTGCCGCGATTTCAGCGGTCGCAGGATATGCCGGCAGCCGGACGCGTGAGCTCGCCGAACTTTAA
- a CDS encoding MBL fold metallo-hydrolase, which yields MGQLQAGIIPVTAFQQNCTILFDSETKRGVVVDPGGEVDKIQEVIAQNGLVIEAIWLTHGHIDHAGGAMELKEALGVDIVGPHKDDDFLLQGLEEQGRRFGVDDPVRNCTPDRWLEDGDSLTAGGHVFTVRHCPGHAPGHVIFVNDDAKFAHVGDVLFRGSIGRTDLPGGDHDTLLQSIKDKVLPLGDDFGFLCGHGPGGRIGEERLTNPYLKGL from the coding sequence ATGGGACAACTTCAGGCGGGCATCATCCCGGTCACTGCATTTCAGCAGAACTGCACGATCCTCTTCGACAGCGAGACCAAGCGTGGCGTTGTCGTCGATCCGGGTGGTGAGGTGGACAAGATCCAGGAGGTGATTGCGCAGAACGGCCTTGTGATCGAGGCGATCTGGCTGACGCATGGACATATCGACCATGCGGGCGGTGCCATGGAGCTGAAGGAAGCGCTTGGTGTCGATATCGTCGGCCCGCACAAGGATGATGATTTTCTTCTTCAGGGGCTGGAAGAGCAGGGTCGCCGTTTCGGCGTCGACGATCCGGTACGCAATTGCACGCCCGATCGCTGGCTCGAGGATGGTGACAGCCTGACGGCTGGCGGTCACGTCTTCACCGTGCGGCATTGCCCGGGACATGCGCCTGGCCACGTCATATTCGTCAATGACGACGCGAAGTTCGCGCATGTCGGCGACGTTCTCTTTCGCGGTTCGATCGGCCGGACGGATCTGCCGGGCGGTGACCACGATACGCTCCTGCAATCGATCAAGGACAAGGTCCTGCCGCTCGGCGACGATTTCGGCTTTCTCTGCGGCCATGGGCCTGGCGGCCGCATCGGCGAAGAGCGCCTCACCAATCCCTATCTGAAGGGTCTTTGA
- a CDS encoding cold-shock protein — translation MPETGTVKFFNSEKGFGFIKPDRGGADIFVHISAVQASGLSGLAENQKVKFDTEPDRHGKGPKAVNLAVDG, via the coding sequence ATGCCCGAGACCGGTACAGTCAAATTCTTCAATTCCGAAAAAGGCTTCGGCTTCATCAAACCCGACAGGGGGGGCGCCGATATCTTCGTCCATATATCCGCAGTGCAGGCATCTGGCTTGTCGGGACTGGCCGAGAACCAGAAGGTCAAGTTCGATACCGAGCCCGATCGGCACGGAAAGGGGCCGAAAGCAGTCAATCTCGCCGTGGACGGCTGA
- a CDS encoding DUF1499 domain-containing protein, translated as MKIILAITILIGLGVLAVVLYGRERLWERLGGPADIGRYDFAEAKRNATPNDALACTAGTCTAPDLTIPDTAGPPATVVKRLSERLATIEAHVRRVDDRSDPGYARFVVYTPLLRFPDTIDVEVRERAGGSSDIRAYSRSKLGRSDFGTNKKRLAQLFDVR; from the coding sequence ATGAAGATCATCCTCGCAATCACGATCCTCATCGGTCTCGGCGTTCTGGCTGTCGTTCTCTATGGGCGCGAACGGCTATGGGAGCGTCTCGGCGGCCCGGCGGATATTGGTCGCTACGACTTTGCCGAAGCCAAGCGAAACGCGACGCCGAATGATGCGCTGGCTTGCACAGCCGGAACCTGTACTGCGCCCGACCTCACGATACCGGACACGGCAGGACCACCTGCAACCGTCGTCAAACGACTTTCCGAGCGGCTTGCCACCATCGAAGCACATGTTCGGCGCGTCGACGACCGCTCGGATCCAGGCTATGCGCGTTTCGTCGTTTACACGCCATTGCTGCGCTTTCCGGACACGATCGATGTCGAAGTGAGAGAACGCGCGGGTGGTTCATCCGACATCCGCGCCTACTCCCGCTCGAAACTTGGGCGCTCGGACTTCGGCACGAACAAGAAGCGGCTGGCACAACTTTTCGACGTCAGGTGA
- a CDS encoding DUF1176 domain-containing protein: MRMATTQHLSLAAIGFFMFVDAAVAAGYREFRDWQVNCSSALTCRLTATVPEDAPFYGFSFSRSNAPDAPLELTVGFRNALPDASARMDIEVADGPALSLELSGAERREDYSELRFDDAAVLRSLIEAMKSGTSMTVSVSSDDPSAITELSLSGVTASLLFIDESQDRLERTDALQAVGDREPPASSLISAITSFDELPAHIAEDFTDEMGYCGGLDAERFAAMEGVLVDRGDDGVMLLLPCGLGGAYNFPYAVYIGAGLDTVRARDFPVMSDNGPQSEPFAYNIDFDQKTGRITSFFKGRGIGDCGTLSLWSVESDGYGPSLTLAEQRVKGECDGDYGDGPDSWPLVWPNGQ, from the coding sequence ATGAGAATGGCCACCACACAGCATCTTTCGCTCGCCGCAATCGGCTTTTTCATGTTCGTGGATGCCGCGGTCGCAGCCGGGTATCGCGAGTTTCGGGATTGGCAGGTGAACTGCTCCTCCGCGCTGACCTGCCGGCTGACGGCGACCGTGCCGGAAGACGCACCTTTCTATGGGTTCTCGTTCAGCCGCAGCAACGCGCCTGATGCCCCGTTGGAACTGACCGTCGGCTTTCGGAACGCGCTTCCGGACGCAAGCGCGCGCATGGATATCGAGGTTGCGGACGGTCCCGCCTTGTCGCTCGAGCTTTCAGGGGCGGAGCGGCGCGAGGACTATTCCGAATTGCGCTTCGATGACGCTGCGGTTCTGCGCAGCCTGATCGAGGCCATGAAGAGCGGCACGTCGATGACTGTCTCGGTCTCGTCCGACGATCCTTCGGCGATCACCGAATTGTCGCTCTCGGGCGTGACCGCGTCGCTGCTCTTCATCGACGAAAGCCAGGACCGTCTGGAGCGCACCGATGCCTTGCAGGCCGTCGGCGATCGCGAGCCGCCGGCTTCATCGTTGATCAGCGCGATCACCTCATTCGACGAACTGCCGGCCCATATCGCCGAAGATTTCACCGACGAGATGGGTTATTGCGGCGGCCTCGACGCGGAACGCTTCGCCGCGATGGAAGGCGTGCTCGTGGATCGCGGCGACGATGGCGTCATGCTGCTTCTGCCCTGCGGGCTCGGTGGGGCCTACAATTTCCCCTATGCCGTCTACATCGGTGCGGGTCTGGACACGGTGCGCGCACGCGATTTCCCGGTGATGAGCGATAATGGGCCACAGTCGGAGCCATTCGCCTACAACATCGATTTCGACCAGAAGACAGGGCGGATCACCTCCTTCTTCAAAGGGCGCGGCATCGGCGATTGCGGCACGCTGTCGCTGTGGTCCGTGGAGAGCGACGGGTACGGGCCCTCGCTTACGCTTGCCGAGCAAAGAGTGAAGGGGGAGTGCGACGGCGATTACGGCGACGGCCCGGACTCTTGGCCGCTCGTCTGGCCAAACGGTCAGTAG
- a CDS encoding response regulator transcription factor encodes MTQNPSPEPISDDAAHLLVVDDDTRIRDLLKRYLSERGFRVTTAADAAEARRKLEGIDFDLLILDVMMPGESGVDLTRSLRAVKDVPILMLTALTEADHRIEGLEAGADDYLPKPFEPRELALRVSNILKRGAQPTTPKIEQVVFGPYTFVITKRELKRAGEPIRLTDREQEIMTQFAERAGETIPRHELVGSDAEVGERTIDVQINRLRRKIETDPANPIWLQTVRGIGYRLSVE; translated from the coding sequence GTGACGCAAAATCCATCGCCTGAGCCGATTTCCGACGATGCCGCCCATCTTCTCGTTGTCGACGACGACACCCGTATCCGCGATCTCCTGAAGCGGTATCTCTCCGAGCGTGGGTTCCGCGTCACTACCGCAGCGGACGCAGCCGAAGCGCGCCGCAAGCTCGAGGGGATCGATTTCGATCTGCTTATCCTCGACGTGATGATGCCCGGTGAGTCCGGCGTTGACCTCACGCGCAGCCTGCGGGCCGTGAAAGACGTGCCGATCCTCATGCTGACGGCATTGACCGAAGCCGACCACCGCATCGAAGGGTTGGAAGCCGGCGCCGACGATTACCTGCCGAAGCCGTTCGAGCCGCGGGAGCTGGCGCTCAGGGTCAGCAACATCTTGAAGCGCGGCGCCCAGCCGACAACGCCGAAGATCGAACAGGTCGTCTTCGGGCCCTACACCTTCGTGATCACAAAGCGCGAACTGAAACGCGCCGGGGAGCCGATCCGCCTCACAGACCGTGAGCAGGAAATCATGACGCAGTTCGCCGAACGCGCCGGTGAAACGATCCCCCGGCACGAACTCGTCGGATCCGATGCGGAAGTGGGCGAGCGCACGATCGACGTGCAGATCAACCGCCTGCGCCGCAAGATCGAGACCGATCCCGCCAACCCCATCTGGCTGCAGACCGTCAGGGGCATCGGCTATCGCCTCAGCGTGGAATAG